In the genome of Neodiprion pinetum isolate iyNeoPine1 chromosome 2, iyNeoPine1.2, whole genome shotgun sequence, one region contains:
- the LOC138190474 gene encoding uncharacterized protein: protein MDVICSEHFISGEKSDIESSPNFAPTIFPSAYRRRKVNESAVLNRHKRFMERRIMKKSLSSTAEIHPVMNFVEPPEIAEGDQNNTFMNQTVEQACEANIYFTSNVSSKTFICNRYITNNKCDAETQTEILEASTSKIITNNKKYVNKECGTPHRTFADHETQVTNMFEGFSSVKKNEQLIDLAGVTFNNFNFLLDRTKPPKKSTIGYKDRLFIFLMKLKTGLTFSALGVLFNVHRTTISRIFFDILEQLASTTANLVFWPDIDVVQATMPECFHHDYSDTRVIIDCTEFNIEIPANVDHRVYCYSHYKKNFTAKVLIGITPGGFISLKSKVAGGRKSDSQMTIESGLLDLLEDGDVVLADKGFPEIKTFIDASGKKLKMVMPPFLEKKSEFTTQQTQETYSIAKVRIHIERIMQRLRLYQVLNKFPENLFHCVDDIIHVCCVLAKLMYTDTDSLIHQSNVPNIYDIVKRDVNAMFDTSNYPPDNVYGIPLKNKKCLVLTKDENNGKIMTQFIGLRAKLYTFTTMSEDEKKHVSDIKMSKRTNGVKISTLNTITFDDYKRCLLAYKKLFRPKGLKLSKKHQVSTIVQKKMALSYQDDKRQLIPG, encoded by the exons ATGGATGTTATATGCAGTGAACACTTCATTAGCGGTGAAAAATCAGATATTGAATCAAGTCCCAACTTCGCTCCAACTATTTTTCCATCAGCTTATAGACGACGTAAAGTCAACGAATCTGCCGTTTTGAATAG ACACAAACGCTTCATGGAGagaagaataatgaaaaagtcaTTATCGTCAACGGCTGAGATACATCCGGTGATGAATTTTGTAGAACCGCCTGAAATAGCTGAAGGTGATCAAAATAATACATTCATGAATCAAACGGTGGAGCAGGCATGTGAAgcgaatatatattttacctCCAATGTTTCATCAAAAACATTCATTTGTAATCGGTATATCACTAATAACAAATGTGATGCTGAGACACAAACAGAGATTCTGGAAGCGTCGACgtcaaaaataattacaaataataaaaaatatgttaacAAGGAGTGCGGTACACCACATAGAACGTTTGCTGATCATGAAACTCAAGTAACCAATATGTTTGAAGGATTTTCATCAGTTAAAAAAAACGAGCAACTCATAGATCTTGCTGGTGTAacatttaataattttaattttttattagacAGAACAAAACCTCCTAAAAAATCGACGATTGGTTACAAAGATAGActgttcatatttttaatgaaattaaaaacaggACTCACTTTTTCGGCTCTTGGCGTATTATTTAACGTGCATAGAACAAcgatttcaagaatttttttcgacattttggaGCAATTAGCTAGTACGACAGCTAATTTAGTATTTTGGCCGGATATTGATGTTGTTCAAGCAACGATGCCTGAGTGTTTTCATCATGATTACAGTGATACTCGAGTAATCATCGATTGTACtgaatttaatattgaaattcctgCTAATGTTGATCATCGGGTTTATTGTTATTcgcattataaaaaaaattttactgcgAAGGTTCTCATAGGTATCACTCCAGGAGGATTTATTTCCTTGAAATCAAAAGTAGCTGGTGGTCGTAAATCTGACTCTCAAATGACAATTGAATCAGGTTTATTAGATCTTCTAGAAGATGGTGACGTCGTTTTGGCTGACAAAGGTTTTCCGGAAATTAAAACATTTATCGATgcaagtggaaaaaaattaaaaatggttaTGCCACcttttttagagaaaaaatctgaatttaCAACACAACAAACTCAAGAAACGTACAGCATAGCAAAAGTACGAATTCATATTGAACGCATAATGCAACGATTAAGACTTTATCaagtattaaataaatttcctGAAAATCTATTTCATTGTGTAGATGACATCATACATGTATGCTGTGTTTTG GccaaattgatgtataccgacaccGACAGCCTTATTCACCAATCCAATGTACCTAATATCTATGATATTGTCAAACGTGATGTGAACGCAATGTTTGACACTTCTAACTACCCTCCCGACAATGTGTACGGTATTCCCCTCAAAAACAAGAAATGTCTGGTCCTGACGAAGGATGAGAACAACGGAAAAATTATGACCCAGTTCATTGGGTTACGAGCGAAACTGTACACATTTACCACCATGAGTGaggacgaaaaaaaacacgtcAGTGACATCAAAATGAGCAAACGTACCAATGGTGTCAAAATTTCTACGTTGAACACAATCACGTTTGacgattataagcgctgtttGTTGGCTTACAAAAAGTTGTTCCGACCAAAAGGACTGAAACTTAGCAAAAAACACCAAGTTAGTACTATCgtacagaaaaaaatggcTCTAAGTTACCAAGATGACAAGCGACAATTGATACCTGGGtag